The Fluviispira sanaruensis sequence CCAAACACAATTCCAAGCCTCAATCCAAATCATTCAAAAGTAAGCAGTTGAAGTCGACAAAGTCGGAGAAAATCTCTAAGCGTAAATAATTTTTCAGCCCCAAATACACTACTGTTGTTGTCGGTGAATAAGATATTTAGAGAATTGAGGATCACATGAGAGAAAACCAGATCGATTACTTCTCGGTCCAGCAAAGGGTTATTTATAAACTATTATTTCATAAAAAAACTATAATTTAATTTTTAATTTAGCTAAATAATTTTATAAAATTAAATTAAATTTATACTTCATTTTTAAATTAAGCAGATAAATTAAAATTATTTTTATAATTTAGTTGTAAATTAAAATAGTAGATTATGACATTCTATGAATATTTTATTAAATTCAAGATCAATGGCTTTTCAAATAAATTAAAGTACCATGTTAAATGCGGATTGAAGAAAAGTTCGTCCTTCATTCTTTTAAATAAATAGGAGAGTCACTATGATACGACTTTTGAGATCTTTCATAACAATATTTTTCGGATTCTTAATTGTAAATATAAGCTATGCTCTAGAAATAGGCAAACCTGCTCCTTTATTTTCTTTAAAGAATCAAGAAGGAAAAATAATTTCGTTACAAGATAACAAAGATAAACAGTGGACAGTTGTGTATTTTTATCCAAAAGCAGGAACTCCTGGATGCACAACACAGGCATGCGCTTTTCGCGACTCAATTAAGGTTATAAAAAATAAAGGTGCTGTCGTTTATGGTGTAAGCACAGACAGTGTTGCTTCTTTGAAAGAATTTCACGAAAAACATAAGCTCACTTTTGATTTATTAAGTGATGCAGATGCACAAATAACAAAAGCCTATGGAACAAAGATGGCTGTTATGAACATGTCCAAAAGAATAACTTTTATTATTGATGATAAATTGGTTATACGCAGTATTGATGAGAATGTTGATCCTGCTCTAGATGCAAAAAAAGTGGCAGAAAAAATTTCGGAATTGAGTTCCAAAAAATAAAGATAAGATTTTACGACTTTAAATTTCATTAGATTATTTAAATTCTAAAACTAAATAACGGTATAATCTGTTAAGAGTATGCTCTAAAAAGCACAACTCGTAAGAGACAAAAAAAAATTATTATATATTCTTCTTTTTCGAAAATTATTTAAAAATTTTAATTCTTAGCATCACTTAAGCTAGACTTAGTTTAGCGTAAAAATTTTTGGGAGGTACCAGATATGTACAAACTTAAAGTTAACTTATCTAGATCGATTGAGAAGGCCAATATGGATGATCTTGGCATTATTTTATAGCTAAAGCATCGAATCTATGAGTTAAAGCAGAACCAATTTAAGAAGAAAAGCGCAAAATTCTTGATAATGCTAACGATGTTTTTATGAGCTCAGTATCTATCTGGAAAATGATAATAAAAATGAATTTAGAAAAATTAGATATTGAAATAGATGATTATAATAACATATTTAAGAAAACTAATTTTATTGAATTACCACTAAAATTTGATCACATTCTGTCATTAAATGGGTTGCCTGAAATTCACAGAAATCTATTTGATCGCTTACTTGTTGCTCAAGAAATGCCTGAACCGTTTAGGTTAATTACAGCAGATGCATTAGTCAAAAAATACTCTGATTTAGTTGAGCTAGTTTAATAATTGTCTGAATCATCATTTATAGTTGATGTTTTCCATTAAAGAATAGTAAGAAATTCAGCAAATTCTAAACTTTCATAGTGGTCATAATTGAACACAAAATATTCACTGAGCTCCAAGTGTACCAATCCATCGCAATTCTTTATTTGATATAAATTTGGTAATTAAGGGATTAAAATGGTTGGGGTCACACCAAGTGGGGTAATTATAACAGTAATTCCTTAACCTTTTCTTGATGAAAACATGTCATCTTGAAATGAGGATTGCGATCAATTTAGCAGATTGATACTTTAAAAAATCCTTGACTTTAATATTAATCGTATTTAAAGATACACGCGTTATTATTCAAAGCAATTAAAATAATAACTTGTAATTTATTATTGAGAGTCAAATATTCTTTTTTAAATTTATGGAAATATATATGAATATCACAAAAAAAGTTGGATATATTCTTCCAATTTTATTATTAAATAGCCAAGTAAATGCTCATGTTATCTATTGTACAGATGAACAAAAAAGAACAATATTTGTTAACAAAATTGACAATTTTAAAACAAATTCCCGTGGAAAATATCAATTAAAACGTAAAAAAGTATTTTTCGATAAAAATGTTAAAATTAATGAAAAAAACTATAAGTATTTTTATGCTTATGACAATCCTGAGTTAAAATCTATCGCAGATTTAGCGCAAACATGTTCCAATTTTATTGAAAAATGTACCAATAAAAACCCTAAAATAAATGAACCGTTATATCTAAATGCGTCTTCTTCATTGTGTTCGAATCTCCTTGCTACGAGTGCTTGTGCTGTTTGCTCAACTTTGACTGTAGGTGCTGCAGCAGCATGTTTAGGTTTATGTTGTTTGGCAGCAGCAGAAGGAGGTGGTGGTGGTTGCAGTGGAGGTGGAGGTGATTGTTGTAACCCTTTTTCAGTATATACGTATGGTGGTACTTGGCACTTCAGGGATTCTGCCTCCATAATGGTTACAAATAAAAAATTAAATCTTAATTATATTTGTCCTAATCAGGAGTTCAAAATGGGTTGGGATATGGATTCTCCTACAACTATTACCACTGAAAATGGACATTTTGTTATAGA is a genomic window containing:
- a CDS encoding PIN domain nuclease, translated to MSSVSIWKMIIKMNLEKLDIEIDDYNNIFKKTNFIELPLKFDHILSLNGLPEIHRNLFDRLLVAQEMPEPFRLITADALVKKYSDLVELV
- a CDS encoding peroxiredoxin, producing MIRLLRSFITIFFGFLIVNISYALEIGKPAPLFSLKNQEGKIISLQDNKDKQWTVVYFYPKAGTPGCTTQACAFRDSIKVIKNKGAVVYGVSTDSVASLKEFHEKHKLTFDLLSDADAQITKAYGTKMAVMNMSKRITFIIDDKLVIRSIDENVDPALDAKKVAEKISELSSKK